The nucleotide window CGGCTAGTAAAGGTttctattaacctttattaaccACCTTTACAAAGGCGCCTATTTATGGATAGAATAGAGCTTTCTAGAAGCCTTGTAGCTACCTATTTAAGGATAGCTGTAGGGCCGCCTCTAGCCCACTCCTTCCTAGGCTATCGctttctatatagaatactaatataatagtcttCTTTAGGACTCCTTCTAATAACCcgtactaaaaatattaataagaaaatatatactaagataattagtacccttattttcttaaagaaaaaggaggaaagagtATTAGcgtttaattagaataaaccTACTACCCTCAAGTAGAGTTTCCCTAACGTGTAGATAGTAttcttataaaaatttagGAAAAATTAGGGGCCACCCGGGGATTGAACCCGGGACCTCTCGCAACGATGCTCAGGATTGAACCCTAAGCGAGAATCATACCACTAGACCAGCGGCCCTCTGATTTGTGGAATCTTGCACAGAAACTCAGTATCTATATACCCACCCGTAATAGGGTACCGTCACAATAACCGTTCTCCAACGTTTCAACTACATCATGTCCCTGTGTGGAAgtatacatacctacctaggatCATAGGTTTCCAATTGTAATACCATATAACTAATCTTAGGCAGGAAGTTACTATTAGTTGCATCATTGCAGACCGGAGGAGTGCACGTGCCCAGGCACTCGGGGTCCATTGGGAGCAACTCGGAAACAGGCGTGCGTGCCTGCCAAGCAGGCCAAGATGAGATGGACGGGGACCCCTGCTGTGTCGTCGGTACCTGCTTTGCATAACACGCCACCAGCAAGCTACCGGAAGTCAAGGATCCGGGATCTGCTGATTCGAGCTACCCCTTTTCCCCattctatatattcttttattcgTGTGTAGCCGCACGTTCTATTGTTGACATTCCGCTGCATGCATCGCACGGGTTTGGAAAGATGGACGCAGCTTTGGATATTCTCGATCCTCTTGTGCTGGACAGACTATACGCATACCTGTTGCCAGCCGACGATAGCGCGCTGGGCAATGGCTTCGACAACAGCACGTCTGCATTTTCAAAATCGCCATTGCAAACTTCTTGCGAGTCGGCATGGCCACGGGACAACATTCTTCGACAATGCGCTTCCATCCTGTTGATCACCCAGGTCGGTGCTACGCTCCTATACTGGGTGTTTAGCGCCTTCTCGTACTATTTTATCTTTGACCGCCGTCTCGAGTACCACCCGCGCTTCCTCCAGAACCAGGTACGCCAAGAGATCATCTCATCCATGACCGCCGTGCCTTGGATCAACATCATGACCCTGCCATTTTTCCTGGCGGAGGTGCGCGGAAAGAGCTTGCTCTACACTCGCGTGGACGAGTATGGCTGGGCATGGATGGCCATCTCAACAGTGCTCTTCATGATCTGGAATGACCTCATGATTTACTGGATTCATCGGCTTGAGCACCACCCCAGTGTCTACAAGTACATTCACAAGCCACACCACAAGTGGATTGGTAGGCGCACACCCCCTGGACGGAATCCCAGCGTTTTCCAGCTAACACGACATAGTGCCGACTCCGTGGGCAGCTCTGGCTTTTCACCCACTCGATGGATATGTTCAGTCCCTCCCTTATCAGTGAGTTTCTCCTGTCCTCTGGGCTCCATTGTGGGCGACCTTTTAACGTGTTGATAGTGTGTTTGTCTTTATTTGTCCGGTGCAAAAGTACTTGTATATGGTTCTTTTCGTTCTGGTGCAGGTGTGGACAATTCTCATCCATGATGGTGACATGATCTCGGGCCACTGGCTTGAAAAGTATATCAACAGCCCGGCCCACCACACACTGCATCACATGTATTTCACCGTCAATTACGGGCAGTATTTTACATGGGCCGACAACTACTTCCAGTCGCATCGGGCGCCTCGTCCTGATTTGGATCCGCTTCATGATGCACTCAAGGTTATGAGAGAGAAGGGGCTGGTAGACGAAAAGGGAAATCCAATTCCccagaagaacaagaaggacGAGTAGATATAGTGTGACGGCTGACGGACGCTGAGGATCATCAGTAATGGATGAGGTTGTACATGCGATTGTTGTGTTAAAGCGTTGAGAGGCGAGAGGACTCACGTACCATTTCCTAGAAAACGCCTGCCGCCCTTACACAAAACATACAActgctacctctactagtGGAGCTAGCTAACTATAATGTTTAAACACTATTACACGAAAGTACGGTACTTTCCTTACCTCTATCTTTTAAGTAGCCACCTACCTGATGTGGATGTCTCATCTGCTGTGCTTTATCATTGATCAGATACTGGAAACCTtgccctaaccctaacccatAAAGCTGCAGGCGGCGCTTGCTTGCAACTCTGAACACCAGCACCTGCACAGTACGGTCCGTAGGTATACAGGGCACCGACTGACACCGTCATTCATTTAACTGATCAGCACTGTTGTTGTATACAAGCATTCAGATGCATCCTTGATGGGTCTGATATAACCTAACACGCGCAGCTCCCTGCACGTCTCCGGCCATGCCACGACAACTGCCCTGGAAAGTTATACCAAGTCAAAAAaagactgctgctgctcccgccTCAGAACCCAGCGCAACATCACCTTCGGCTCGCGCCGCGCAGTCATCAAGCAAAGCGAAGCTGAAGCTGAGCACGAGCGCAGATGGGCTCAAAATTGTACCTGGCCATACAGCACGAGGCTCAGACACTAGCCGTCGTCCACATCTGCCCCGGTTCCCATCGACATCGCCGCCACCTGAGCCTCCGAGAGAGGAGTTTATGATTGAAGGCCTTCGCTACGATGATAGGTATCGCATGGTGGAGGACGAGTTTCTCTCCGTAGCCGGCGAGTTTACTCGCCATTTGCACGCCGCCGAGTACCAGCGGCTGAGGAACCTTGCGAGTTCCAGGAATGCTGAGACCATTGATGATATCTCACGTCCTGTCACGGGCGCACCAACGAGTGCTGTAAAACGAAGGCATGCCAGACTTGAAACGGCTGCCAGACAACAGAGAGGTTTAGCCAAGGTCTTAGGGAAACGGGTTGATCACAACTCGGACCCCGAAGACAAGCCCTGGACAGGCACCTCGCTGCAGGGCCTAATGGATAGcccaaggaagaagaaggtccCGTTACACCGCTCATTGAGTTCCCTGAGCGCTTCAGCTGGGTTCCGAGCCGCAACCCGTTCGAATCCGTCACTGGAACTGGCCGTGCATATGCAAGGGAGACTAGGCAACCGAAAGCCACCAAGTGAAGACAAGGGCGACGAcagcgaggatgatgactcGGCTTTGGATGGGCACACATCGTGGTCCCCAAAGCTCCATAGGGCTCGAGTTACCGAAATGCCGTCAGTCTCAATGCTCTCTGCCCGGAATACCACCGAAAGTAGACCATCTCAGACATCGGCGCATGCTTCGCGCGCCTCCAGTGATCAAGGCACGCGGTTAGACAGGACTTCGCATCCCATTGCTCCTTCTCCTAAACAAACCAACAGGCTCAACAAGCAGGAAACTTCTAGCGAccaggatgaagaggaagacgacgctGATTTGTTCTCTCGAGTTCGTTCCCGCAGGGCAGCCCAGCGACGAAGACCCGGCTCTCCGGTTATCAAAATCGAGGTCAAGACGGAGGACAGCCAAAGTGCCACCTCATTGCACGAGATACCGTTTCTCTAAATCACCAGTGGATCTGATGACTGCGGTGCCAGGTATCAGCCAC belongs to Neurospora crassa OR74A linkage group IV, whole genome shotgun sequence and includes:
- a CDS encoding lathosterol oxidase; amino-acid sequence: MDAALDILDPLVLDRLYAYLLPADDSALGNGFDNSTSAFSKSPLQTSCESAWPRDNILRQCASILLITQVGATLLYWVFSAFSYYFIFDRRLEYHPRFLQNQVRQEIISSMTAVPWINIMTLPFFLAEVRGKSLLYTRVDEYGWAWMAISTVLFMIWNDLMIYWIHRLEHHPSVYKYIHKPHHKWIVPTPWAALAFHPLDGYVQSLPYHVFVFICPVQKYLYMVLFVLVQVWTILIHDGDMISGHWLEKYINSPAHHTLHHMYFTVNYGQYFTWADNYFQSHRAPRPDLDPLHDALKVMREKGLVDEKGNPIPQKNKKDE